In Pararge aegeria chromosome 17, ilParAegt1.1, whole genome shotgun sequence, one genomic interval encodes:
- the LOC120631238 gene encoding 15-hydroxyprostaglandin dehydrogenase [NAD(+)]-like, whose product MAQDGKIEGKTFLITGGASGLGAAYVEAFLTFGAEKIAILDVAEKVGKDFAEKLNETYKNKVLFIRCDVSKEEDIKNSFQEVLTAFERIDVIINNAGIMNDSIDAWRTASDVNWQGLVSFTRKGISHMRKDEGGLGGSIINISSTAALVKLDILPVYCGSKAAVLHFSRSISSPEFYDNTGVRILTICFGPTSTPLLSNLQSKFLDQKVSQLFCASSDYPYQSVETAVEAFLKMFREGDPGSVWLSTCSKPVQDITSILDDANKPLQMLLLPEGVTNVSK is encoded by the exons atggcACAAGACGGAAAAATTGAGGgtaaaacctttttaataaCTGGCGGTGCTTCTGGACTCGGAGCAGCGTATGTCGAAGCGTTTTTAACATTCGGAGCAGAG AAAATAGCCATACTGGATGTCGCCGAGAAAGTTGGCAAAGATTTTGCAGAAAAACTTAATGAAACATACAAAAACAAAGTCCTCTTCATCCGATGCGATGTTAGCAAAGAAGAGGACATTAAGAACAGCTTTCAAGAAGTGTTAACTGCATTCGAAAGGATAGACGTTATAATCAACAATGCAGGTATCATGAATGATTCCATAGATGCTTGGAGAACAGCTTCAGATGTCAATTGG CAAGGTCTAGTGTCGTTCACGAGGAAAGGCATAAGCCACATGCGCAAAGATGAGGGTGGATTGGGCGGTAGCATTATAAACATATCTTCGACAGCCGCACTCGTTAAACTGGATATTCTGCCTGTGTACTGTGGCTCTAAGGCTGCAGTATTACACTTTAGTAGGAGCATATCG tccCCTGAATTCTACGACAACACTGGAGTTCGCATACTGACTATATGTTTTGGCCCGACATCTACACCACTTCTGAGTAACCTTCAATCTAAGTTTTTAGATCAGAAAGTCTCGCAGCTGTTCTGTGCTTCTTCTGATTATCCTTATCAAAG CGTTGAAACTGCTGTAGAAGCTTTTCTGAAGATGTTCCGCGAAGGCGACCCTGGATCAGTTTGGCTTTCCACGTGCAGCAAACCGGTTCAAGACATTACATCTATCTTGGACGACGCCAACAAGCCATTGCAAATGCTTTTGCTCCCTGAAGGTGTCACtaatgtttcaaaataa
- the LOC120631239 gene encoding 15-hydroxyprostaglandin dehydrogenase [NAD(+)]-like — protein MAQDGKIEDKTFLITGGASGLGAAYVEAFLAFGAKKIAILDVAEKVGKDFAEKLNETYKNKVIFIRCDVSKEEDIKNSFQEVLTALERIDVIINNAGIMDDSIDAWRTAADVNFQGLVSFTRKGISHMHKDEGGFGGSIINIASTAAIVKMDILPIYCGSKAAVLHFSRSISSPEFYDNTGVRILTMCFGPTSTPILSNIQSKFLDQKFSQQFCATVNYPYQSVDSAVEAFLKMFREGKPGSVWLSTRDKPVQDITSILDEANKPLQLLLLPEGVTNVSK, from the exons atggcACAAGATGGAAAAATTGAGGATAAAACCTTTTTGATAACTGGCGGTGCTTCTGGACTCGGAGCAGCGTATGTCGAAGCGTTTTTAGCATTCGGGGCAAAG aaaATAGCCATACTGGATGTCGCCGAGAAAGTTGGCAAAGATTTTGCAGAAAAACTTAACGAAACATACAAAAACAAAGTCATCTTCATCCGATGCGATGTGAGTAAAGAAGAGGACATTAAGAACAGCTTTCAAGAAGTGTTAACTGCATTAGAAAGGATAGACGTTATAATCAACAATGCAGGTATCATGGACGATTCCATAGATGCCTGGAGAACAGCTGCAGATGTCAATTTT CAAGGTCTGGTGTCCTTCACGAGGAAAGGCATAAGCCACATGCACAAAGATGAGGGTGGATTTGGCGGCAGCATTATCAACATAGCTTCAACCGCCGCCATCGTTAAAATGGATATTCTGCCTATTTACTGTGGCTCTAAGGCTGCTGTATTACACTTTAGTAGGAGCATTTCG tcACCTGAATTCTACGATAATACCGGAGTTCGGATACTGACTATGTGTTTTGGACCGACATCGACACCAATTCTGAGCAATATTCAATCTAAGTTTTTAGATCAAAAATTCTCGCAGCAGTTCTGTGCTACTGTTAATTATCCTTATCAAAG CGTTGACTCTGCTGTAGAAGCTTTCCTGAAGATGTTCCGCGAAGGCAAGCCGGGATCAGTGTGGCTGTCCACGCGCGACAAACCCGTACAAGACATTACATCCATATTGGACGAAGCCAACAAGCCGTTGCAACTGCTTTTGCTACCTGAAGGTGTCACtaatgtttcaaaataa